GAAGAGAGAATTATCGGAAAAACTATTTTTAAAATCATGTTTGAGAAGAAATAAGGTGAACCGATGAAACCATGCTCTTGGAGCCTGTTTTAAGCCATAAAGGGCCTTGTTCAACCGGCAAACATGATGTGAAAATTGCGGATGAACAAAATCAGTAGGTTGTTTCATATATACCAGTTCATTTAGAGTGCCATGTAGGAAGGAATTCTTAACGTCTAATTGATAAATTGCCCACCCTTTAGACGCCGCTAGAGCAAAAACAATTCGGATGGTGACTGATTTCATCACAGGACTAAATGTTTGGTCATAATCTAGTCCATATTTTTGATTGTAACCTTGGGCAACCAGGCGAGCCTTATACCGGTCAAGGGAGCCATCAGATTTTTGTTTTACTTTGTAGACCCATCCACAACCGATGACGTTTGCATTAGTGGAAGGCAATACCAAGTCCCATGTGTTGTTGGCTATAAGGGAGTTGTATTCCTCTGCCATTGCTCTTTTCTAGTTTGAGTTCTTGTTAGCTTCAGTAAATGAGGTGGGTTCAGAAGGAAGAGAAGATAGGGATGGGAGTGTAGATGTGTGGGATATTAAAGAAGGACGAAGACTTTTTGGTTTTAACTTTCCAGTTTGAGCTCGGGTGACCTTGGGATGCAGTTTAGAACTTGATGAAGGTAATTGAAGAGATGTAGACTGTGTAGGTAAAGTACTAAAAAAAATAGGAGACCTTAGGGAGTGAGAAAGGGAATTAAGAGAAGTCACGTTTTGTGTGTGAGTTACTGAAGGATCTAGCCGTGGATTTGGAACCTGAAAAGTAGGAAATTGAGGAGAAGAAAGATTAAaagaattattttgacatccATAATTTGTAAGAGGAGATATCTTTTGTTGTAATCTAGaagagaaggcaaaggagaaGTCCTAGGTGAAGTAGTAGACGTAATTGGTTGAGAAATAGATAAGGGAGAAGTTGGAAAGTTCAAAAGAGATAGAGAAGTAGTAACTGGAGATGAAATACTATGAAATTGATCTAAATTTGAATTATGTCCAGCAGTAACAACATGATTATGTTGACGGAAAGGAGTCCAAAAATTATGTGAAGAAAGATTAGGAACTAGCCTAGAAGGTGTAAAAGCTCTAGAGGACTCTTTAGGAGGAGCCACACCTAAAAAGAAGATTGAGTCCGAGATGGAGAAGAACTAAAAGCTGGCAGCAGTGATGTTACGTTAGGATAAGTACTTGGAGTTGGAGCTAGAGTAGGAGAAATATTTGGAGTTATAGTAGGACAAATATTTGGAGATATAGCAGAAGGCGTTAGAATGGGCAAAGATAAGGATGATGGGGATTTAAAGGAAGAGAAACAGTTATCTGGAGATATATACTTGGAAATTAGGGAAGGATAAGGAAATGAGTCTTCTTGAAAAATAACATGACGAGATATATACACCTTATTTTCTAAAGGATCAAAGCACTTAAACCTTTATAATTAGAAGGATAACCAAGAAAAATACAATGTCTAGACCTAGGACTTAACTTATGTGGTGCATAATCGCGAAGATTAGGAAAACAAGAACAACCAAATACACGTAAATGGTTATACGTAGGTGGCCTACCAAAAAGAAGTTCATACGGAGTTTTAAAGTTAAGCTTAGAAGAAGGTAAAATATTTAAGAGATGGACTGCGGTATTCAGTGCTTCGACCCAAAATTGAGATGGAAGAGAAGATTGAAAAAGTAAAGATCGAACCATATTTAGAATAGTATGGTGCATTCGTTCCGCTTTGCCATTTTGTTGGTGAGTATGTGGACACGATATGCGAAGACAAACACAATTTGAATTTAAAAATTCACGAAAGGAAATAAGTTTAACATATTCTGCAGCTCCATCACATTGTAGTAATTTAATTTTAACAGAAAATTGAGTTAAAACATAAGAATAAAAGTTTTTGAATGTATGATATGCTTCTGATTTGCGTCGAAGTGGAAACACCCATGAAAATTTAGTAAAATCATCATGAAATAAAATATAGTAACGAAGACAATTGGGGAGGTCCAAATATCAGTATGAATCAATTCAAATGAAGAGGTAGAAGAAGATGTAGAATCCTTAAATGGTAATTTTATGTGCTTGCCAAGTTGACAAGCATTACAAAGAAAATCCAATCGCTTTTGCTAAAGAACATTGCAAATTATTGCTTCTAACTAAATTAGAAAGAACAGCTAAACTAGGATGGCCTAGACGACGATGCCACAGAGTTGGAGAAGCATATGAGACAACAAAAGCTTGATGAGCAGCAATTCCAGGAGTAGATGGAGAGAATGAATAAAGAGGACCCAAACTATTGCACCTGAGAAGAATTCTCTTCGTCTTGTAGTCCTTAATAGAAAATCCAAAGGCATCAAAGTCAATCGAACAATTATTATCAGAAGTGAATTTACGAACACTTAATAAATTACAAGAAAGAGTAGGAAcaactaaaatatttttgagagaaAAGGTAAAAGAATGCGTAGAGAAATTACCATTACCAGTATAAGAGATTGGGAGCTGATTACCATTACCCACCATAACACTATCATTACCATTATAAGGTTGAATGGAAGAGAGATTTGAAGTAGTAGGTGTCATGTGTGAAGAGGCTCCAGTGTCAACATACCATTGAGGACTACTTGGAGGAGTATAGGAATGCGCAGAGGATGAAGATTGAAGATCTGAAAAGAGTGCTTTGGAACCAAGAGATGGACAATTTCGTGCAGTATGCGTGGGTTGAAAACATAACTGACATTgaaaggaagaaggaaatggatAAGCAGGATAAACGGAAGAAATAGTAGAGTGTGGCGCTGGACCTAAAATGGAAGGAGCCCTTTGGCGTGGAGCAAACTGGGAGGAGCAGTGGAATAACTTCTTTGGTAGCCATTGTTGTTGCGTCCTCTGGCACGCCCACCATAGGCATATCTACCACCATTAGAAATTTCTTCCACGTCCATGTCCTTGAGAAGATGAATTTTGTTTAGCTACTAAAGCAGTGGAAGATTCTGATGCGGTAGAAGAAAAGCCATTCAATTGAGTTTCATAAAGGAACAGAAGAGATCTAGCCTCAAGAAAAGTAGGAAGTGGAATCCTAGTAGAGATTGAAGTGCTAACAGAGAGATATTCAGAAGGTAGGCCAGAAAGAATTTGGAGAACAAGATCAGAATCAGAAATAGGATTACCAATTGATGTCAAGGCATCCGCAATGGATTTGAGGCGATGCACATAATCAGCAATAGAAAGGGAACCTTTCTTAAGGTTATGAAATTGAACCTTAAGTTCAAGAGTTCGGGAACTAACATGATCATGGAAAAGACGTTCAATTTGTAGCCACGCCTCACGAGCAGTAAGACTTTGGTTAGGACGGATAATTGCCTGAAGTATTTCTTGAGAAATTGTGGCTTGTATCCATGATAAAACAATAGAGTCAAGTTAGACCCATTGTTGAAAAGCTGGATTAGTAACAGAAGTTCCATCGTCCATGGTAAGAGTTGACTCCGGACATGGATAACTTCCATCAATGAAGCCATAGACACCATGTCCTTTAAACACAGGAAGAAATAATTCTCTCCAAAGCATATAGTTTTTATAATCAAGAGTGGTAGGACTCAAATTTTTGATATTGGAAACAGAGACAACAGAATGCTTAACCGAAGGTGTAACTAGAAGATTAGCCATGGAAGAAGAGGAAGGAGAAGAGGTTTGAGAACTGGATGTAGGTGAAACCATGATGATGTTGAATGGCAGAAATCTCACATCGGTGAAGTACCAATTTTGGTTGGTACTTcaccctataaaaggaggcctaatgtttaggatttaaacacacctctcatttgcctttttattttcttaaggcatttgtatcttctctctttagtattatttcacttgtatttttggagtggaataaaatattggttgtgtccgaggagtaggcaaaattggctgaacctcgtaaattctggtgtttcttttattattgctttattgtcttatttattatttggtggctgtcataatttttggtatagtagttgtgacttattcacactatatacatttggcttccgcaacaattggtatcagagccaaggtactgtctaagtatgctctgtggttgcagcatagtctgatcttccacatcagaaaagatttatcttggtaactgagtcaaggttctgtctgagtatgctctgtggttgcagcttagtctgatcttccacaccagaaaggaaataatcttgatttgtgtcgtcagctattaaataatatttgtgtcaaagatgggagacaataaacaagaagaatctacatcaagtgtcaacaatacgtcatcattggcatcttcgcttatgacaagaattgtgtcaaatgcgaaatttgcggtagaaatttttgacggatcaggacattttgggatgcagcaaggcgaggttctagatgtcctttttcaacaagggctagatcttgccattgaagaaaaaagaccagatgttattggagaagaagattggagaattatcaaccgtgttgcttgcggtaccattcgatcctaccttgctagagagcagaaatatccatacacaaaggaaacttctgcaagtaaattatggaaagcactggaggataaatttttgaagaaaaacagtcaaaataaattgtacatgaagaagagactgtttcacttcacctatgttcctggtaccacgatgaatgaacatatcaccagtttcaataagttggtcacagatttgcaaaatatggatacaacttatgatgatggtgacttggccttgatgttgttggcgtcacttcctgatgagtacgagcaccttgaaactactctactccatggaaatgacgaagtttctctcagagaagtttgttcggctttgtacagctatgaacaaagaaagcgagaaaaacagaagggcggagaaggagaagcactatttgtgaggggtcgtcctcaaaatcaaacgaggacaaagaagggaagatccaagtcaagatccagacccagcaaagatgaatgtgccttttgtcgagaaaaagggcactggaagaaagactgtccgaagttgaagaataaggccaaacataacaatggaaaggccattatggattcaaatgtagctgattgtgatgattcagacttctcattagttacaacagagtcatcaacatcatcagacatatggttgatggactcggcttgtagctatcatatgtgtcccaacagggactggttcgtggaatttcaagaaggagaatatggagtcatccacacagcggataacagccctcttacctcatatggcattggttcaatacgattaaggaaccatgatggaatgatcagaacattgatagatgttcgatatgtaccggatttgaagaagaatctcatctctgtgggagccctagaatcaaaagggttcaaaatcattgcagaaaatggagtgatgagagtatgctccggtgcactagtggtaatgaaggccagtcggaagaacaataacatgtactgttatcgcggtagtacagttattgggacagcgatagtaacatccagtgacgaaaaagaggcagaagcaaccaggctatgacacatgcgcttgggacatgctggaggaaaatccttgaaaactttatcagatcaaggattgttaaaaggagtaaaggcttgcaacttggagttttgcaagcattgtgtcaaagggaaacagacaagggttaaatttggtacagcgatctataatactaaaggcattttggattatgtacactctgatgtttggggtccttccaaaacaccttcattgggtgggaagtactattttgtaacctttgttgatgatttttcccgaagagtgtgggtgtatacaatgaaaaacaaagatgaagtgctgggaatttttctcaaatggaagacaatggtggagaatcaaacaggcaggaggatcaagtgtattcgtatagacaatggaggtgaatacaaaaatgataatttcaataaggtctgtgaaaatgatggcatcgtccgacacttcactgttagacatacaccacaacagaatggagtggcagaacgtatgaaccggaccttgctggagaaggtacgatgtatgttgtccaatgctggcttgggcaaagaattttgggctgaggcaattacatatgcatgccacctcattaatcgtctaccatctgctgctattgatggcaaaacaccatttgaaaaatggtatggaaagtctgctgtagattatgactctttgcatgtgtttggctcaactgcatattatcatgtgacagagtcaaaattggatccaagggcaaagaaggctatttttatgggaattacttctggagtcaaaggatatcgcttatggtgtcctatgacaaagaaagtaatattcagcagggatgttacctttgatgaatctgctatggtaaataaggtaacagaagataccaaacaaaatgaaggtgcttctaagcaggtggagtttgagggaaaatttatttttcctacacaagaagcagaggaggaaacaaatgaagattaccctctggaaggagagccagtagaggagattccaactcaggaacctcaacaacaacttgaatcaatagcaaccagcaggccaaaaagaacaataacgaaacctgttcgtctcatagagacggttgcttgtgcaacctcaattgtagctgatgatgttcctactacttataaagacgttgtccaaagttcagaagaagataagtggaggattgccatgaatgatgaaatacagtcccttcatcagaatcatacatggagattggccaatctcccgaagggaaagaaagcaattgggtgcaaatgggtatttgcaaagaaggaaggatttcctaaccaagtagatgttcgctacaaagcaagattggtggccaaaggatatgctcaaaaggagggaattgattacaatgaagtattttctccagttgtaaaacattcctccattagaattatgttggctttggtagcacaattggatttggaactagttcagatggatgtaaacttggaggaggaaatctacatgactcaggcagaaggattcaaagttgttggaaaagaaaatatggtgtgcaaacttgaaaaatcgttgtacggattgaaacaatcttctagacaatggtacaagcgatttgacgagtttatgttgcggcaagggtacaagagaagcaaatacgatcattgtgtatatttgcgcaagcttaaagatggttcctttgtatatcttctcctatatgttgatatcttccaagaatttggaagaaattgataagttgaaaattcaactgaagaaggagttcgagatgaaggatttgggtgaggcaaagaaaattcttggcatggagataataagagatagacgttcaaagaaactctgtttatctcagaaagaatatttgaaaagagtactacaacgttttggcatagatgaaaagactaagccagttagtactccacttgctccccattttaagctaagtaatactatgtcgccaaaggatgaagctgaacgagagtatatgtcaaaggttaccatacgcaaatgttgttggtagcttgatgtatgcaatggtctgtacgagacctgacatttcacaagctgttggagttattagcagatatatgcataatccaggaaaggagcattgacaagctataaagtggattctacggtatattcattatactgtagatgttgggttactttttgagcaggaaggcaatcagtctgtagttggatattgtgactcagattttgcgggtgatctggacaaacgaagatcaactactggttatgtgtttacttttgcaaaggcaccagttagttggaagtctactttgcagtcaacagttgctttgtctacaacagaggcagagtacatggctattacagaggctgtgaaagaggcaatttggcttcaaggattgctaaaggagcttggtgttgaacaaaaaggtatcacaattttttgtgatagtcaaagtgctattcaattagcgaagaaccaagtttatcatgcaaggacgaagcacattgatgttcggtatcatttcgtacgagaaatcatagaagaaggtggagtcacggtgaagaaaattcatactacagagaatcctgctgatatgctgacaaaagtggtaactgcggtcaagtttcaacattgtttagATTTGATCAATATTGTTGAACACTGAATATTGAAGATGAAGACTCAACTAAAATTTTGTTAttgaaagaaaattgaagatgtgaaattttgccaaggtggagatttgttgaatgaCAGAAATCCCACATCGGTGAAGTACCAATTTTGGTTGGTACTTcaccctataaaaggaggcctaatgtttaggatttatacacacctctcatttgcttttttattttcttaaggcatttgtatcttctctctttagtattatttcacttgtattttgggagtggaataaaatattggttgtgtccgaggagtaggcaaaattggctgaacctcgtaaattctggtgtttcttttattattgctttattatcttatttattatttggtggctgtcataatttttggtatagtagttgtgacttattcacactatatacatttggcttccgcaacagatGATACGGAGAAGAAGACTTGGAGAATATCCTGGATATCTGATACCATGAAACAGTAATTATCTTGAATGATTTACATTGACAATTACAAATGGTATTTATAACATGTAAAAATAATATAAAGACTAAATTATCCTTCTAGCTATACAAAATATATCTATCAGTTTGAACAAGAAAGGACGAAGGGCGGGTCGGGTAGGTGAGTTTGAAGTTTGAACTGGGTAGATTAATTGGGCATGGGTCTTTTAATAAGGAACTGACACGTGACTGTAAGAGCAAATTCATTTCATAGTATAATGGTAGTGTTGAAATGACCAAACAGGATATGTTTAAACAATTTTCGATTAAACAATTTTCGATAAAAAAGGATATATTTTACCCTTTTCCAAAATGGAAATACCATATTTGAACTTGACAACTGGAAGGGCTTTCCCCCAATTAACTTAATCCAAGCAAGGCAAGCTGGAATGAATCAAAAGTTAGCTACAATTTGCAGGTTGATGATAGTTGTAATAATTAAAAGAAACAGAAAATCGCGTTATTTGTTGATATATAGTGGTTGATGCGTaacttttatttctttctttggtttcTTTTTTCTGCAATTATCGTCAGCTATAATTTAATAAGGTTCATTCCCTCGACAAAGAAATACCTAAAAAGAATTTTGTCCATCACGTAAAAGGAACTTGTAAGTTGTAACTGCCGTGCTTAACCAAGAGAAGAAATTATATATATGGTTTCTCACATTAATTTCTAATTTATGGTTTCTCACTTTAATTTCTAATTCAGAAATTAATTTCTTATTTAGAAATAGCTCGATAGAGTTGGTGTTGCTTCACCTCATTCATATCTGGAATTCGTCACTTTCTGCTCTTTTTAGTTCTTGGATCAATCGCCTAAACTAATTGAACTCTCTtgtcctatatatatatatattggtctATCAGCCAATTTGTGGTATTCGTATTGGGCCCTTGACTAATTTGGATTCTCGCTGCATAAGGTTATTAAAGGTGGAAACACTTCCTTTCAAGATATTTTTTCCCATTCTAATACTCAAACCTAAGACTTGTGGTTAAGAGTGAAAGATTTCTATCTATCACACCATAATCTTTGGTGGTAAATGAAAAAGTTAAAATCAAGTGATCCACGGGCGAATGAAGCCTTGCGTCTACGGATTCAATTGAGCCTATAACTTTCGACATGGAGTatgaatttatatgtaaaaatctaTTAAAATTTTCAAATATTAAATTTTAACCCATAATTTTAACAGTACAATTGGTGCAATGCTAAAAATCTTAAAAGCCAAACCCTTTAAAtttaaatcctagatccgcctctgaaCTCAGCATCGGACTTCACGGATATCATCAACTAGGTAGACCAGTTGCTAATATAAATCTCAGCATCACCCATGCCTACATTATGGTTATTTGTCTATACCTTATCAACACAATATCTTGAGATCAAAATGGCAAATATGCTTGTTTCAAGCTGGGCTAAGAACGTTGACACAATGCCTGAAAATTATGTAATGCCACCTGATAAAAGACCCGGCGAACTTGTCTCAGTTGGTAGCAACATCCCAGTGATTGATCTAGCAAAATCATCCAATCATGCTGGTTTAGTCCAAGAAATACTAAAAGCCAGTCAGGAATTCGGTTTATTTCAGGTTTGTAAATCGATATATAGTAAATCATTCTTCTCTTATCCTAATGAAATGCTAATAAAAACGTCCTGATTTCAATTACTACCAAACATACAACAGGTTATAAACCACGGAATATCGAAGAAGCTGATGGATGATGTAATGGATTTATTTAAGGAGTTATTCGATATGTCTGCTGAGGAGAAGGAAAACTTTTGCTCTAAGGTTTCAAATACGAGCTGCAAATTATATGGAAGTGGGATGAATTACGCTGACGAAGAGGTCCATTATTGGAAAGATCTTCTCATACAGCCAGTGTTTCCCATAGAAGAACAGAGACAACCTTGGCTTGACAAGCCAGCTAGATACAGGTGTGTAACATGCCATGTCTATATTTGCTTTCACTTAATATGACAGAATTAGAATGCATTATTAGTTATAGCTAATCCAATCTACAAGCAAGGTTTGGTTATTTTAGCCTATGCACTTGGATAGACATGACTCAGGTTTCAAGAATTACAAACCAATTAGGTAATTCATTTCATATGCCAGTGTTTGACTAGAcacaaaatttaaaaatatcTAAAAGTACTCTTGAATCTTGTGATCTACAACATGCCGGTCGATTGAGCAAAAAGCATGTTGCTAACGATAAGATGAGAATGTTAAAAATTTATAAACGTGTCAAATCATTTTGGAGTGGACCAAAATGTACTACAGAGCATAATATAAAATGAGAGTAGTGAATTTCTATGTACAGGGAGCTAGTTGAAACATATTCATCAGAAATGAGGA
This genomic stretch from Nicotiana sylvestris chromosome 9, ASM39365v2, whole genome shotgun sequence harbors:
- the LOC104233665 gene encoding hyoscyamine 6-dioxygenase-like; this translates as MPTLWLFVYTLSTQYLEIKMANMLVSSWAKNVDTMPENYVMPPDKRPGELVSVGSNIPVIDLAKSSNHAGLVQEILKASQEFGLFQVINHGISKKLMDDVMDLFKELFDMSAEEKENFCSKVSNTSCKLYGSGMNYADEEVHYWKDLLIQPVFPIEEQRQPWLDKPARYRELVETYSSEMRTLSKRIMELIGEGLGLEEGHFGKELSERQALVVNHYPPCPDPSSAMGSPPHCDPNLITFLQQKVYGLQVFKDGQWVGVHPLPYAFVVIIGYQLQIISNNKLVAGEHRAITNSESGRTSIGTFVAPAGDCIVEPTKALVNGGNSALFRAFKYQEFLDDFVAKKDSQKTLEAFKINC